The Malassezia restricta chromosome I, complete sequence genome contains the following window.
AAGAAGCACTGGGCTCCTGACCTTGACCAAACACGAGAGCCGCCAAGCTATCGCTGAAGAGAATGATGAGAGCCACGGCTACCATAAACATTTCCAGAGACAGCAACAGACCGACCCATACACGTGCCCCTGGTCCAAATGCATACGTGCCGATATCTGCGTACGTCTGAAGGCTGGGATCACGGACCATAATCTGCGTCAAAAGCTTGCCGCTCCAGTTCGTGAGCAGAGCACAGAGCACCAGCAATACGCATCCACCCAGCCAGCCACACTGTGCAAAGACAAAGGGCATCGAAAGAATGCCGACACCAATCAGAGCATTCACGGCATTGAACCACGACTGCCAAAACGTGCTCTTGGGCCCTGTGGAAGTGATTAGTTCTTGTTGGTACTCTGAGCCGCCCGTCACACACAAAAGGTGGGACCGCTCATCGACATGATAGGGGTCATGCAAGTAGGGCGCCCAAGCACGAAGCGGGGCATGTGGATTGACCTTGTGGGCGGCAGAAGATGTGCCTTGCGAcagcgtgcgtgcgagATCTGGGTGCTCACCCTGCTGGCAATCTGCAGCCATGCACTCTGGTGTAACGTCACTCACACCCTCGTCATAGTCGCTGTCGCTGTGTGCAAAAGGACTGGCACGGAGCGGCGTTTTTGATCTCGAGGAGGGGCGACGCGAATGGTGCAGCGTGGTATCCATATCACGATCCAGCATCGAGTAGTAATTCCTTGACTCTACAGATGCAGGTCCACGAtcacgcacacgcgcccCGTGCAACGACTCTTCGTCCGACAGGGCCGTTGGCTCCAGAGACGGCTCGTGGTCCTCGGGATGGTGAGTGCTCGTATGACACGAGTCAGAGCCCGCCATGATATCACTCTCTGTATCCGCCTGACTATCCTCACCCCAGTGACGTTCCACAAAGCTTGGTGAGCTCATGAGGTTGTCGCCAAAATAGGCCTGGGACCGTGAATATGACCATACAAGATCGAGACTGCTCCGCCACGGATGATGCGCACTACCATCCTGTCCAGCTGTATTTGCGTATTTACCTTGTACAGCATCGCGACGAGACGAAACACCTGATGGCCTCATGGGAATCGCATGGCGTGGCGGCATCGTTACACCGCCACCCGTTACGACGTGGATAAGCTTGTTAGGAGTACGCGCGCCACGCAAatacatcacgtgatgcgacgaacacgctgcgccagcCGTGTGCGCCGGTGACGACGGCCCATTCGACGTGCAGGCCTGACATCACCATGTCGTTCGGTGGTGGAAGTGGGTTCTCATTTGGATCGTCGAGCAATAAACCCACATTTTCGTTTGGAACACAAAGTATGTATGATGGCAGCGAGCTGACGCGTCCAGACCAGAGCCAAGGCTCAGCACCTGCTGCTACCAATACCACCCCGGCACCGGGCGCCGCTTTTGGCGGCACGTCTACGACCGAGTCCAAGCCACCAGCCTTTTCATTTGGCGGATCTACGACACCTGCAGCACAACCTCCAGCGAATCTTTTCGGCTCAAAACCAGCAGCCACTGGCTCCAGTG
Protein-coding sequences here:
- a CDS encoding solute carrier family 32 (vesicular inhibitory amino acid transporter) translates to MPPRHAIPMRPSGVSSRRDAVQGKYANTAGQDGSAHHPWRSSLDLVWSYSRSQAYFGDNLMSSPSFVERHWGEDSQADTESDIMAGSDSCHTSTHHPEDHEPSLEPTALSDEESLHGARVRDRGPASVESRNYYSMLDRDMDTTLHHSRRPSSRSKTPLRASPFAHSDSDYDEGVSDVTPECMAADCQQGEHPDLARTLSQGTSSAAHKVNPHAPLRAWAPYLHDPYHVDERSHLLCVTGGSEYQQELITSTGPKSTFWQSWFNAVNALIGVGILSMPFVFAQCGWLGGCVLLVLCALLTNWSGKLLTQIMVRDPSLQTYADIGTYAFGPGARVWVGLLLSLEMFMVAVALIILFSDSLAALVFGQGQEPSASWLLLFKVLGFAVSVPTLFLPLSFLSPVSLMGLVSIVVLSVVLAIDGLIKSSAPGSLWDPSPTTWAPQWSGFGLGFGLLMSGFSAHPIIPSLYRDMQQPALFGQMIDLAYLTAVGLYMAVATMGYLMFGSLVSDEVSKDLARTPHMPVVLTCICVGLLTFNPVTKFALALRPIQALFESALLKHDDPRPAVSQGKQHFLSIALSGAVLLTAVTFPNIVRVMGFLGAFLACSTCIFGPCLAGMVIFRKERTWLRLLLDVVILGVSLLLCLHGTLASLRYTS